In the Planktothrix serta PCC 8927 genome, one interval contains:
- a CDS encoding PepSY domain-containing protein has protein sequence MQNIQFRKFHRKIAPIVFIPLFLTALTGIVYRLGRTWMGMSEEKGEIMMYIHQGEFLGKPLVPIYVLSVGLGLIAMIVTGLAMVQLAQQKRKNPSKNSPLNARKVHQILAPITFLPLFISALTGILYRLGKTWFGIPSEVSKFLLGIHQGTYLGPFGRTIYIALIGLGLIALLITGINLTGIFRKKRAKVSEEI, from the coding sequence ATGCAAAATATCCAATTTCGGAAATTTCATCGCAAAATAGCACCCATTGTATTTATTCCTTTATTCTTAACTGCCTTAACCGGAATAGTCTATCGCCTGGGAAGGACTTGGATGGGAATGTCAGAAGAAAAAGGAGAAATTATGATGTATATTCATCAAGGAGAATTTTTAGGAAAACCATTAGTTCCGATTTATGTATTATCAGTAGGTTTAGGACTAATTGCCATGATTGTCACCGGATTGGCAATGGTTCAGTTAGCACAACAAAAACGTAAAAATCCCTCTAAAAATTCTCCCTTGAATGCTAGAAAAGTGCATCAAATTCTAGCACCGATTACATTTTTACCCTTATTTATAAGTGCGTTAACAGGAATTTTATATAGACTTGGGAAAACTTGGTTTGGGATACCGAGTGAAGTTTCTAAATTCTTACTAGGAATTCATCAAGGTACTTATTTAGGCCCCTTCGGAAGAACAATTTATATTGCCTTAATTGGTTTAGGCTTAATTGCCCTGTTAATCACAGGAATTAATCTAACCGGAATTTTCCGAAAAAAACGGGCTAAAGTTTCAGAAGAAATTTAA
- the trxB gene encoding thioredoxin-disulfide reductase, which produces MGHTTVENLVIIGSGPAGYTAAIYAGRANLKPVVFEGYQIGGIPGGQLMTTTEVENFPGFPEGITGPELMDRMKAQAQRWGAELFTEDVISVDLSQRPFTVKSEDREIKAHTIVIATGATAKRLHLPQEETFWNAGISACAICDGASPIFKGVELAVIGGGDTAAEEAVYLTKYATHVHLLVRRNELRASKAMQQRVLTHPKITIHWHTEAIDVYGNGKLGGIKIKNNQTGEQQDLPVQGLFYAIGHTPNTQIFQGQLDLDEVGYIITKHGTPETSVEGVYAVGDVQDHEFRQAITAAGSGCMGAMLAERWLSINGLAQEVQQTETSEPEAETPTSTPPQITTSENFDIQNTRHTGGYALRKLYHDSDRLIVVKYSSPTCGPCHRLKPILDQVVSEFEGKIHYVEIDIEEDPEIAQNAGVVGTPTLQMFKNKDLIQDLKGVQPKSLYRELIQNNL; this is translated from the coding sequence ATGGGACATACAACTGTTGAAAACCTTGTAATTATTGGCTCTGGGCCTGCGGGCTATACGGCGGCGATTTATGCAGGACGGGCGAACTTGAAACCCGTTGTTTTTGAAGGCTATCAAATTGGGGGGATACCGGGGGGTCAGTTAATGACCACGACAGAAGTTGAGAATTTCCCTGGTTTTCCCGAAGGCATTACCGGGCCGGAACTGATGGATAGGATGAAAGCCCAAGCTCAACGCTGGGGGGCGGAATTGTTTACCGAGGATGTGATTTCTGTTGATTTGAGTCAACGTCCCTTTACCGTTAAATCTGAAGACCGGGAAATCAAGGCGCATACCATTGTAATTGCAACGGGGGCGACGGCGAAACGGCTGCATTTACCCCAGGAAGAAACCTTTTGGAATGCGGGAATTTCCGCCTGTGCGATTTGTGATGGGGCGAGTCCGATTTTCAAAGGCGTAGAATTAGCCGTAATTGGGGGAGGAGATACCGCCGCCGAGGAAGCCGTTTATTTAACCAAATATGCCACCCACGTTCATCTATTAGTCAGACGTAATGAACTGCGGGCGAGTAAAGCCATGCAGCAACGGGTGCTTACCCATCCTAAAATTACGATACATTGGCATACGGAAGCTATTGATGTCTATGGAAATGGGAAATTAGGGGGAATTAAAATTAAGAATAACCAGACAGGAGAACAACAGGATTTACCTGTCCAAGGGTTATTTTATGCCATTGGTCATACTCCTAATACGCAAATTTTCCAAGGACAATTAGACCTGGATGAGGTGGGATATATTATTACGAAACATGGGACTCCAGAAACTAGCGTTGAGGGAGTTTATGCGGTTGGAGATGTTCAAGATCATGAGTTTCGTCAAGCCATTACAGCCGCCGGAAGTGGTTGTATGGGGGCGATGTTAGCCGAACGTTGGTTATCAATTAATGGGTTAGCGCAGGAAGTTCAACAAACGGAAACTTCAGAACCGGAAGCGGAAACCCCAACTTCAACACCACCTCAAATTACGACTTCCGAAAATTTTGATATCCAAAATACCCGCCATACGGGGGGCTATGCCTTGCGGAAACTTTACCATGATAGCGATCGCTTAATTGTGGTAAAATATTCCTCACCCACTTGTGGGCCCTGTCATAGGCTTAAACCGATTTTAGATCAAGTCGTAAGTGAATTTGAGGGTAAGATTCACTATGTTGAAATTGACATTGAAGAAGATCCTGAAATTGCTCAAAATGCGGGGGTAGTTGGGACTCCAACCCTACAAATGTTCAAAAATAAGGATTTAATTCAAGACCTCAAAGGAGTTCAACCTAAGAGTTTGTATCGAGAGTTAATTCAGAATAATTTATAG
- a CDS encoding type II toxin-antitoxin system RelE/ParE family toxin codes for MLSEPPPIQIALTPRFKKDLRELAKRYRSIRTDLQPLIEKLQAGEIPGDRIVGVKYTVFKVRLKNSNIQKGKSGGYRVIYYLKTAQAIILATIYSKSDYSDVSHETIEEVITQYENEMG; via the coding sequence ATGCTGAGTGAACCACCACCCATCCAAATCGCGCTTACTCCCCGCTTTAAAAAGGATCTTCGAGAACTGGCTAAACGCTATCGTTCAATTCGTACCGATCTTCAACCCTTAATCGAAAAACTTCAAGCAGGTGAAATTCCTGGTGATAGAATTGTTGGTGTGAAATATACCGTTTTTAAAGTTCGTCTTAAAAATAGTAATATCCAAAAAGGAAAAAGTGGAGGCTATCGAGTTATTTATTATCTGAAAACGGCTCAAGCCATCATTCTCGCTACCATTTATTCCAAATCTGACTACTCAGATGTTAGTCATGAAACCATTGAAGAGGTGATTACTCAATATGAGAACGAAATGGGTTAA
- a CDS encoding type II toxin-antitoxin system RelN family antitoxin, with amino-acid sequence MKAIETTATINESGQLTLDQSLGITKLQRVRVIVLIPEDDEVDPNETPTEIVIEGIRQGLYEALTGQTIPLSEMWEGIDAE; translated from the coding sequence ATGAAAGCAATTGAAACGACAGCAACTATTAATGAGAGTGGGCAATTGACACTTGATCAATCATTAGGAATTACTAAACTACAGCGTGTTCGGGTTATTGTCTTAATTCCTGAAGACGACGAAGTTGACCCCAATGAAACGCCGACTGAAATTGTTATCGAAGGGATTCGTCAAGGTTTATACGAAGCATTAACCGGACAGACTATTCCGCTCTCAGAAATGTGGGAAGGTATTGATGCTGAGTGA
- a CDS encoding class I SAM-dependent methyltransferase: MERIPEAEVMDTWEAASEYDAMDFTQVNQEFAELAIELGPETGLILDAGTGTARIPILIAQLRSQWQITGIDLSANMLFIGNQNIEQAGLQEQIKLEQVDAKQLPYPDDQFDLVISNSIVHHLQDPLLFFQELQRVLKPQGAIFLRDLTRPCSETELNTLVEQYAGDCNDHQKKLFRESLQAAYTLDEIINFIESVGLEKIRVYQSSDRHWTAERSYRPPK; this comes from the coding sequence ATAGAACGTATTCCAGAAGCCGAAGTCATGGACACTTGGGAAGCAGCCAGCGAATATGATGCAATGGATTTTACTCAAGTCAATCAAGAATTTGCAGAATTGGCGATAGAATTAGGGCCAGAAACCGGATTAATCTTAGATGCGGGAACTGGGACAGCCCGAATACCAATTTTAATCGCTCAATTGCGCTCACAATGGCAAATTACCGGAATTGATTTATCAGCAAATATGCTATTTATCGGGAATCAAAATATTGAACAAGCGGGGTTACAGGAACAAATTAAATTAGAACAAGTGGATGCAAAACAGTTACCCTACCCCGATGATCAATTTGATCTGGTAATTTCCAATAGTATTGTTCACCATTTACAAGATCCTCTGCTATTTTTTCAAGAACTTCAGCGCGTGTTAAAACCCCAGGGAGCAATATTTCTCAGAGATTTAACTCGTCCTTGTAGTGAAACAGAACTCAATACATTAGTTGAACAGTATGCTGGAGACTGTAACGACCATCAAAAAAAACTATTTCGAGAGTCCTTACAAGCTGCCTATACATTAGATGAAATCATTAATTTTATCGAGTCTGTGGGTTTAGAGAAGATCAGAGTTTATCAATCTTCTGATCGCCATTGGACAGCAGAACGTTCCTATCGCCCTCCGAAATAG
- a CDS encoding AEC family transporter translates to MSNSVTQLFTLYQWLIGGVLIGWILGRKLPAIVPYYLGQILYWGVVPIAIIAFLRKADLSGSIWIAPLVAWAAIFLGAGLAWMGLHWQSRIPKFNILPQSLPSQGSFLLASMVGNTGYIGFPVILALVGPKYFGWAVFYDGLGTVIGAYGLGVALAARFGMGKQDPWQLVRVSLTNPALISMVIGLMVRNIPFLPPIEQGLRGIAWSSVTLTLVLMGMRLSQLNSWHHFRPASVSLAIKMLIVPLVLGYGLTLLGLTGSPLLVLVLQMATPPAFATLVLAEAFNLDRELAVTNLAMGSTLLLLTLPLWLFLFGS, encoded by the coding sequence ATGTCTAATTCTGTAACTCAACTTTTTACTCTTTATCAATGGCTAATTGGTGGCGTTTTAATCGGATGGATTTTAGGTCGAAAATTACCTGCTATTGTTCCCTATTATTTAGGTCAAATTTTATATTGGGGTGTTGTTCCGATTGCGATTATTGCATTTTTAAGAAAAGCGGATTTATCCGGTTCAATTTGGATTGCTCCCTTAGTGGCTTGGGCTGCTATTTTCCTCGGTGCGGGGTTAGCTTGGATGGGGTTACACTGGCAAAGCCGTATTCCTAAATTCAATATTTTACCCCAATCTTTACCCTCTCAAGGCAGTTTTTTATTGGCTTCAATGGTTGGGAATACAGGATATATTGGTTTTCCCGTTATTTTAGCATTAGTCGGCCCTAAATATTTCGGTTGGGCAGTCTTTTATGATGGACTGGGAACGGTGATTGGTGCTTATGGATTAGGAGTGGCTTTAGCAGCAAGATTTGGCATGGGAAAACAAGACCCTTGGCAATTAGTTCGAGTATCATTAACGAATCCTGCTTTAATTAGTATGGTGATCGGTTTAATGGTAAGAAATATTCCTTTTCTCCCCCCCATTGAACAGGGGTTAAGGGGAATTGCTTGGAGTAGTGTTACTTTAACCTTAGTGTTAATGGGAATGCGTTTGAGTCAGCTTAATTCTTGGCATCATTTCCGACCTGCTTCTGTTAGTTTAGCTATTAAAATGTTAATTGTGCCTTTGGTGTTGGGTTATGGATTAACGTTATTGGGATTAACAGGATCTCCTTTATTAGTTTTAGTCTTACAAATGGCAACTCCTCCCGCTTTCGCCACATTGGTTTTAGCCGAAGCCTTTAATTTAGATCGGGAATTAGCCGTTACAAATTTAGCGATGGGTTCTACACTCTTATTATTAACCTTACCTCTGTGGTTGTTCTTATTTGGCTCATAA
- a CDS encoding M15 family metallopeptidase, which produces MKNSSLPKQAETVADGSTEEIPEAIRDLPVVTVASSRPSQRPGLFWKMLGLAVVAFCTALVINYQFGILSPKSYIPIVETVVEPKSSATSSPTPTPSASATPTASASPTASPSLPDNLLGHLPYAEAPAAELESINADGSHRLRKAAAQAYQQMDQAALASGVSLVPISSFRTVKDQEMIFFEVKAQRGQVATKRAEVSAPPGYSEHHTGYAIDIGDGNMPSTNLSVSFEQTQAFQWLKNNAAFYSFELSFPKDNPQGVSYEPWHWRFVGDRQSLEMFYKARNQKKN; this is translated from the coding sequence TTGAAGAATTCTAGTCTGCCTAAACAAGCCGAAACTGTCGCGGATGGATCAACAGAGGAGATTCCAGAGGCGATTCGAGATCTTCCCGTTGTGACCGTGGCTTCCTCCCGACCTTCCCAAAGACCTGGACTCTTCTGGAAAATGTTGGGGTTAGCAGTCGTCGCGTTCTGTACTGCTTTGGTGATTAATTATCAATTTGGAATTCTCTCTCCCAAATCTTATATCCCCATCGTAGAAACCGTCGTAGAACCCAAGAGTTCTGCTACATCTTCCCCTACTCCCACTCCCAGCGCTTCAGCGACACCAACCGCCTCCGCCTCCCCAACAGCCTCTCCAAGCTTACCGGACAATTTACTGGGTCATCTCCCCTACGCGGAAGCCCCCGCAGCCGAGTTAGAAAGTATTAATGCTGATGGGAGTCATCGCTTACGCAAAGCCGCCGCCCAAGCTTATCAGCAAATGGATCAAGCGGCTTTAGCCAGTGGGGTGAGTTTAGTTCCGATTTCCAGCTTTCGTACTGTTAAAGATCAGGAAATGATCTTTTTTGAAGTCAAAGCGCAACGGGGACAAGTCGCCACTAAACGCGCTGAGGTGAGTGCGCCTCCGGGTTACAGTGAACATCATACGGGTTATGCCATTGATATTGGCGATGGTAATATGCCCTCAACAAATTTAAGTGTTAGTTTTGAGCAAACTCAGGCTTTTCAATGGTTAAAAAATAATGCCGCTTTTTATAGTTTTGAGTTATCCTTTCCTAAAGATAATCCCCAAGGAGTGAGTTATGAACCTTGGCATTGGCGGTTTGTTGGCGATCGCCAGAGTTTGGAAATGTTTTATAAAGCTAGAAATCAGAAAAAAAATTGA
- a CDS encoding ATP-dependent Zn protease, producing the protein MRTTSLNLIAITVFSITLSALLSPVLNISPFIPASITCFLLGVATLDVFQFQGQGANLLVDWLAGTSASTRERILHHEAGHFLVAYLMEIPIQGYALNGWEAFKQGLNAQGGVQFADQLLWEQLQQGQLSARVLDRYCTVWMAGIAAETIVFKKPQGGREDREKITAIWTQLNRPISEAKFKERWAILQAKTLIESHKSAYYRLVEAMKNRASVEECYQVINVDG; encoded by the coding sequence ATGAGAACGACCAGTTTAAATTTAATTGCTATTACTGTTTTCTCCATCACTTTATCGGCTTTATTGAGTCCGGTTTTGAATATTTCGCCGTTTATTCCGGCGAGCATCACCTGTTTTTTATTAGGTGTGGCGACGTTAGATGTTTTTCAATTTCAAGGTCAGGGTGCTAATTTATTAGTAGATTGGTTAGCGGGAACTTCGGCTTCTACTCGTGAACGAATTTTACACCATGAAGCCGGACATTTTTTAGTCGCCTATTTGATGGAAATTCCCATTCAGGGATATGCGTTAAATGGTTGGGAAGCGTTTAAACAAGGATTAAATGCTCAAGGGGGGGTGCAGTTTGCTGATCAACTATTATGGGAACAATTACAACAGGGTCAACTTTCAGCACGGGTTTTAGATCGTTATTGTACAGTGTGGATGGCGGGAATAGCCGCAGAAACGATAGTCTTTAAAAAGCCGCAGGGGGGACGGGAAGACCGAGAAAAAATTACCGCTATTTGGACTCAGTTAAACCGTCCGATAAGTGAAGCCAAATTTAAAGAGCGCTGGGCTATTCTCCAAGCTAAAACATTAATTGAATCTCACAAATCTGCCTATTATCGTTTAGTAGAAGCCATGAAAAATCGGGCTTCTGTTGAAGAGTGTTATCAAGTTATAAATGTTGACGGTTAA